One window of Pectobacterium carotovorum genomic DNA carries:
- the metA gene encoding homoserine O-succinyltransferase translates to MPIRVPDELPAVNFLRNENVFVMTSSRAKTQEIRPLKVLVLNLMPKKIETENQFLRLLSNSPLQIDIQLLRIDSRESKNTPTEHLNNFYCNFDDIQDENFDGLIVTGAPLGLVDFCDVVYWPQIARVIEWAKEHVTSTLFVCWAVQAALNILYGIPKMTRKEKLSGVYSHHTLQPHALLTRGFDETFLAPHSRYADFPVDVIREHTDLDILVESEQAGAYLFASKDKRLAFVTGHPEYDVLTLAGEFFRDCDAGLDPTVPVNYFPDDNPELEPKASWRSHGHLLFVNWLNYYVYQITPYDLRRMNPTLD, encoded by the coding sequence ATGCCAATTCGGGTTCCTGATGAGTTACCAGCTGTCAATTTTCTGCGTAATGAGAACGTCTTTGTGATGACGTCCTCGCGTGCTAAAACGCAGGAAATTCGTCCCCTCAAAGTGCTGGTTCTGAACCTGATGCCTAAAAAGATCGAGACTGAAAACCAGTTTCTGCGCCTGTTATCTAACTCCCCCTTACAGATCGATATCCAACTGCTACGTATCGATAGCCGTGAGTCGAAGAACACGCCAACCGAGCATTTGAATAACTTTTACTGCAATTTCGACGATATTCAGGACGAAAATTTTGATGGCTTGATTGTGACCGGTGCACCGTTGGGATTGGTCGATTTCTGTGATGTTGTCTATTGGCCGCAGATCGCACGTGTCATCGAATGGGCAAAAGAGCATGTTACCTCCACATTATTCGTGTGTTGGGCTGTACAGGCTGCTCTCAATATCCTCTACGGCATTCCCAAGATGACCCGTAAGGAAAAGCTATCTGGTGTTTACTCGCATCACACGTTGCAACCTCACGCTTTGCTGACCCGCGGCTTTGACGAAACATTCCTGGCTCCACATTCGCGCTATGCAGATTTTCCGGTTGATGTGATTCGGGAGCATACGGATTTGGATATTCTGGTCGAGTCGGAGCAGGCTGGTGCTTACCTGTTTGCCAGTAAAGATAAACGTCTGGCGTTCGTTACCGGGCATCCAGAGTATGATGTCTTGACGCTCGCAGGAGAGTTTTTCCGTGATTGTGATGCTGGGCTGGATCCGACTGTTCCGGTTAACTATTTCCCCGATGACAATCCTGAGCTGGAACCGAAAGCGAGCTGGCGTAGCCACGGTCATCTGCTTTTTGTTAACTGGCTGAATTACTATGTTTACCAGATTACGCCTTACGATTTACGTAGGATGAACCCTACGCTGGACTAG